From a single Pseudalkalibacillus hwajinpoensis genomic region:
- a CDS encoding PLP-dependent cysteine synthase family protein produces MEIFRNVHELVGRTPVIELNHFAVPDGVRLFAKLEFYNPGGSIKDRLGQELLQDAIKNKRLAPGGTFIEPTAGNTGIGLALAAVNRGYTVMFVVPEKFSMEKQDLMRALGAVIVNTPTELGMKGAIAKAKELHKETPNSYMPQQFGNPANPLTYYKTLGPELWNQLDGELDVFVAGAGTGGTFMGTARYLKEQNAKVKTVIVEPEGSILNGGDSGPHKTEGIGMEFLPEYMDAAYFDSIHTITDQVAFGRVKELAAKEGLLVGSSSGAALEAALIEAQQASPGTNIATIFPDSSERYLSKKIYQGGI; encoded by the coding sequence ATGGAAATCTTTCGTAATGTACATGAGCTCGTCGGCCGCACTCCGGTCATCGAGCTCAATCATTTTGCTGTACCTGATGGGGTTCGACTTTTCGCAAAGCTTGAATTCTATAACCCGGGCGGAAGTATTAAAGACCGTTTAGGACAGGAATTGTTGCAAGATGCGATTAAAAACAAAAGATTAGCACCAGGCGGAACGTTTATCGAACCGACTGCAGGCAATACTGGTATTGGTCTTGCGCTTGCTGCAGTTAACCGTGGTTATACTGTGATGTTCGTCGTACCTGAGAAGTTCAGTATGGAAAAACAGGATCTGATGCGCGCGCTCGGTGCGGTCATTGTGAATACGCCAACAGAGCTGGGTATGAAAGGCGCCATTGCTAAAGCGAAAGAACTTCATAAAGAAACCCCGAATTCCTATATGCCACAGCAGTTTGGTAACCCGGCGAATCCACTTACCTATTATAAAACACTAGGTCCTGAGTTGTGGAATCAGCTTGATGGGGAACTTGATGTGTTTGTAGCAGGTGCTGGAACGGGGGGTACTTTTATGGGGACAGCCCGATACTTGAAGGAACAGAACGCTAAAGTAAAAACGGTTATTGTCGAACCTGAAGGCTCTATTTTAAATGGGGGAGATTCGGGTCCACATAAAACCGAGGGAATTGGGATGGAATTTTTACCTGAATATATGGACGCTGCATATTTTGACAGTATTCATACTATTACGGATCAAGTTGCTTTCGGGAGAGTTAAAGAACTTGCTGCAAAAGAAGGTCTTCTCGTTGGAAGCTCTTCAGGTGCAGCACTTGAGGCAGCACTTATTGAAGCACAGCAAGCAAGTCCTGGAACGAATATTGCTACCATCTTTCCAGATAGTAGTGAACGTTACTTAAGTAAGAAGATTTATCAGGGAGGCATTTGA
- a CDS encoding bifunctional cystathionine gamma-lyase/homocysteine desulfhydrase, with the protein MKPKTKLIHGGITGDPQTGAVSVPIYQVSTYKQEAVGKFNGYEYSRTGNPTRHALEELIKDLENGESGFAFGSGMAAISSVMMLFSSGDHVVMTDDVYGGTYRVMTKVLNRLGIESTFVDTTDLDVVRGAIKENTKAIYVETPTNPLLKVTDIQAISNLAKEHELLSIVDNTFNTPYWQNPIDHGADIVLHSATKYLGGHSDVVAGLVVVNSKELAEEVHFVQNSAGAILGPQDSWLLIRGLKTLGVRMEEHEKNTAKIVQFLSDHPAVGKIYYPGLSTHPGNDIAVNQSRGFGGMISFDIGSAEKADELLSKIKYFTLAESLGAVESLISVPARMTHASIPEDRRNELGITEGLVRISVGLEDADDLIEDLSNALK; encoded by the coding sequence ATGAAGCCAAAAACAAAACTTATTCATGGGGGCATTACCGGTGACCCACAAACGGGCGCGGTTTCTGTGCCAATTTATCAAGTAAGCACGTATAAACAAGAAGCAGTTGGAAAATTCAACGGCTATGAATATTCACGTACTGGGAACCCTACACGTCATGCACTTGAAGAACTTATTAAAGATCTTGAGAATGGTGAATCTGGTTTTGCATTTGGATCAGGGATGGCAGCTATTTCTTCAGTTATGATGCTATTTAGTTCCGGTGATCATGTGGTAATGACAGATGATGTATACGGCGGAACGTATCGCGTAATGACGAAAGTGTTAAACCGTCTTGGGATTGAATCAACATTCGTGGATACAACGGATCTTGATGTTGTAAGAGGGGCTATTAAAGAAAACACAAAAGCTATATACGTAGAAACACCCACAAATCCCCTGTTGAAAGTGACTGACATTCAGGCAATTTCAAACCTTGCTAAAGAACACGAGTTATTATCAATTGTCGACAATACGTTCAACACGCCATACTGGCAGAATCCAATTGATCACGGTGCAGATATTGTGCTTCACTCCGCAACCAAATACCTGGGTGGACATAGTGATGTCGTTGCTGGACTCGTTGTTGTTAATTCGAAAGAGCTTGCAGAAGAAGTGCATTTTGTTCAGAATTCTGCAGGTGCTATTTTAGGGCCACAGGATTCATGGCTGTTAATTCGTGGCTTAAAAACACTCGGAGTTCGGATGGAAGAGCATGAGAAAAACACGGCTAAGATCGTTCAGTTTCTAAGTGATCATCCTGCAGTCGGTAAAATATACTACCCCGGACTAAGCACACATCCCGGAAATGATATTGCGGTTAATCAGTCTCGAGGCTTCGGCGGGATGATCTCGTTTGATATTGGCAGTGCTGAAAAAGCGGATGAACTGTTAAGTAAAATAAAATACTTTACATTAGCCGAAAGTCTCGGTGCTGTGGAAAGTTTAATTTCCGTTCCTGCAAGAATGACCCATGCCTCTATTCCTGAAGATCGTCGCAATGAGCTTGGTATTACGGAAGGTCTAGTTCGTATATCTGTTGGACTTGAAGATGCGGATGATCTAATTGAAGACCTTTCAAACGCACTAAAATAA
- a CDS encoding S-ribosylhomocysteine lyase, producing the protein MAKKMNVESFNLDHTKVVAPYVRLVGVTKGPNGDEIYKYDIRFKQPNKEHMEMAGLHSIEHLMAENIRNHMENVVDIGPMGCQTGFYLAVLNHSNYDEILEVLEKTLQDVLKADEVPACNEVQCGWAANHSLEGAKEIAEDMLSHRNEWNIVFAE; encoded by the coding sequence ATGGCTAAAAAAATGAACGTAGAAAGTTTTAATCTTGATCATACAAAAGTGGTTGCGCCATATGTTCGTCTTGTAGGTGTTACAAAAGGACCGAATGGTGATGAGATCTATAAGTATGATATTCGTTTTAAACAACCAAACAAGGAACACATGGAAATGGCTGGACTACATTCCATTGAACATTTGATGGCTGAAAATATCCGTAATCATATGGAAAATGTTGTAGATATTGGGCCAATGGGGTGTCAGACTGGCTTTTATCTAGCCGTTCTAAATCACTCAAACTATGATGAAATCCTGGAAGTGCTTGAGAAAACATTGCAGGATGTTTTAAAAGCTGATGAAGTTCCAGCATGCAATGAAGTCCAGTGCGGATGGGCTGCAAACCATAGCTTAGAAGGTGCAAAGGAAATCGCTGAAGATATGCTTTCACACCGCAATGAATGGAACATCGTATTCGCTGAATAG
- the mtnN gene encoding 5'-methylthioadenosine/S-adenosylhomocysteine nucleosidase, giving the protein MKIGIIGAMEEEVRILRDRLDHREEQVIAGSEFTTGSIDGQEIVLLKSGIGKVNAAIGTTLMNQLFKPDYILNTGSAGGFNPELKVGDIVISAEVRYHDVDATIFGYEYGQVPQMPALYEPDSMLVEAAERSAEKVTEHKVIKGMIATGDSFMNDVERVEYVRSKLENLDAAEMEAGAIAQVCYQFGTPFVIIRSLSDIAGKESNISFEEFLDTAAINSANLILNLVEELRKNG; this is encoded by the coding sequence ATGAAGATCGGTATTATTGGAGCTATGGAAGAAGAAGTTAGAATTTTGCGGGATCGCCTTGATCATCGCGAAGAACAGGTGATTGCAGGATCGGAATTCACCACTGGAAGTATAGATGGCCAGGAGATTGTTCTCCTTAAATCCGGAATTGGTAAGGTGAATGCGGCGATAGGAACCACTTTAATGAACCAGCTGTTTAAACCAGATTATATTTTGAACACGGGCTCTGCAGGTGGATTCAATCCTGAGTTAAAAGTAGGCGATATCGTAATTTCTGCTGAGGTTCGTTACCATGATGTAGATGCTACAATCTTTGGTTACGAATACGGCCAGGTTCCACAAATGCCGGCTCTTTATGAACCAGACAGCATGCTTGTAGAAGCTGCTGAAAGAAGTGCTGAGAAAGTGACAGAACATAAAGTGATAAAAGGAATGATCGCTACAGGAGACTCATTTATGAATGACGTTGAACGAGTGGAGTACGTTAGGTCGAAACTTGAGAACCTTGATGCTGCAGAAATGGAAGCGGGAGCGATTGCGCAGGTGTGCTATCAATTTGGTACACCATTTGTCATCATTCGCTCGTTATCTGATATTGCAGGAAAAGAATCTAACATTTCATTTGAAGAATTTCTTGATACTGCGGCAATTAATTCAGCAAACCTAATTTTAAATCTAGTGGAGGAGTTGAGAAAGAATGGCTAA